The proteins below come from a single Miscanthus floridulus cultivar M001 chromosome 1, ASM1932011v1, whole genome shotgun sequence genomic window:
- the LOC136508247 gene encoding uncharacterized protein, protein MAATGHEEDDIDHYEVLCLPSGEEGAALTIEQIEKAYRTQSRLRHPDKRPDDPNATADFQLLSSSYKLLRDESLRRQFDARLRGRREAAARAAAAGVKRRKAVSDLEERERAAAAGHPADPEELAKREAKRMAADIERELAAFRAAKQASASGAASTSAHGDKKGGTPQDGVKTDKGKILKVSWDGSADSYNAAKLEELFQKFGKVEDIVIKTRKSRSKGSAIVVMGSKEAALLAIQNHFSLFPLNVAPVQESGGLSARSTQTHESRTSNIDGTGFNDLEASVFRKLQEAQEKKQCG, encoded by the exons ATGGCGGCGACGGGGCACGAGGAGGATGACATCGACCACTACGAGGTGCTCTGCCTCCCGTCGGGGGAGGAAGGCGCGGCGCTGACCATCGAGCAGATCGAGAAGGCGTACCGGACGCAGTCGCGGCTGCGCCACCCCGACAAACGCCCCGACGACCCCAACGCCACCGCCGACTTCCAGCTCCTCTCGAGCTCCTACAAGCTCCTCCGCGACGAGTCCCTCCGCCGCCAGTTCGACGCGCGCCTCCGCGGACGCCGCGaggccgccgcccgcgccgctgCCGCGGGCGTCAAGCGCCGGAAGGCCGTCTCCGACCTCGAGGAGCGCGAGCGAGCCGCCGCCGCGGGCCATCCCGCCGACCCCGAGGAGCTCGCCAAGCGCGAGGCCAAGCGGATGGCCGCCGACATTGAGCGTGAGCTCGCAGCGTTCCGCGCGGCCAAGCAGGCTTCTGCATCAGGTGCCGCATCGACTTCG GCGCATGGAGATAAGAAGGGTGGAACCCCACAGGATGGGGTGAAAACGGATAAGGGCAAGATCTTGAAGGTTTCATGGGATGGGAGTGCTGATTCGTACAATGCGGCAAAGTTGGAGGAGCTCTTCCAGAAATTTGGCAAAGTTGAAGACATTGTTATCAagacaaggaaatcaaggagtaAGGGCTCAGCAATTGTAGTAATGGGCTCCAAAGAAGCTGCA TTATTAGCAATACAGAACCATTTCTCTCTGTTTCCATTAAATGTTGCTCCTGTTCAAGAATCGGGTGGATTATCAGCGAGGTCAACACAAACACATGAATCAAGGACAAGCAATATTGATGGAACTGGATTTAATGATTTGGAAGCGTCGGTGTTCCGAAAACTTCAAGAG GCCCAGGAAAAGAAACAATGTGGTTAA